Proteins encoded together in one Candidatus Brocadiaceae bacterium window:
- the bcp gene encoding thioredoxin-dependent thiol peroxidase, which yields MAELKPGDPAPAFELADQDGNTVKLSDFRGRKVLVYFYPKADTPGCTKQACSVRDARPDLSALGVDAVGVSPDLPGRLKRFDGKYGLGFPLLSDADHAVAEAYGVRAEKSMFGRKYRGIVRSAFLVDEAGRIQEAFYGISPARTVPSVLAALGPE from the coding sequence ATGGCCGAACTCAAGCCGGGCGACCCGGCGCCGGCGTTCGAACTGGCGGATCAGGACGGGAACACGGTGAAGCTGAGCGACTTCCGCGGGCGGAAGGTGCTCGTCTATTTCTACCCCAAGGCCGACACGCCCGGTTGCACGAAGCAGGCGTGCAGCGTGCGCGACGCCCGGCCCGACCTCTCGGCGCTCGGGGTCGACGCCGTCGGGGTGAGCCCCGACCTGCCCGGGCGTCTGAAGAGGTTCGACGGCAAGTACGGGCTGGGCTTCCCGCTGCTGTCGGACGCCGACCATGCCGTGGCCGAGGCATACGGCGTCCGGGCGGAGAAGTCCATGTTCGGCCGGAAGTACAGGGGCATCGTGCGATCGGCGTTTCTGGTGGACGAGGCCGGCAGGATCCAGGAGGCGTTCTACGGGATCAGCCCCGCCCGCACGGTGCCCTCCGTGCTGGCCGCCCTGGGGCCGGAGTGA
- a CDS encoding BlaI/MecI/CopY family transcriptional regulator gives MGRAETCTLTPLEAAVMNVVWELSEATTRQVHEQLRRTAPRAYNTVLMVMRVLHQKGLLADERRGRSVVYRPTVTREEGAEQAIKDLADRFFACSVPALLGHVIRHMPLNRRELRGIRRELDRRDGESAERTR, from the coding sequence ATGGGCAGGGCCGAGACGTGCACACTGACGCCTCTGGAAGCGGCCGTGATGAACGTGGTGTGGGAGCTGTCCGAGGCGACCACGCGGCAGGTGCACGAACAGCTCCGCCGGACCGCCCCGCGAGCCTACAACACCGTCCTGATGGTCATGCGGGTGCTGCACCAGAAGGGCCTGCTGGCCGACGAGCGCCGGGGCCGTTCGGTGGTGTACCGCCCGACGGTCACACGCGAGGAGGGCGCCGAACAGGCCATCAAGGACCTGGCCGACCGTTTCTTCGCCTGTTCGGTCCCCGCCCTGCTGGGCCACGTGATCCGACACATGCCGTTGAACCGGAGGGAACTGCGCGGAATCCGCAGGGAACTGGACCGTCGTGACGGCGAGTCCGCCGAGAGGACGCGCTGA
- a CDS encoding DUF3524 domain-containing protein — protein MARVLALEPYYGGSHQAFLDGYRRRSRHAIDLLTMSARKWKWRMRGAALFLHDELRVHKRPFDILLVSDFLDLAALMGMAPRLPPETATVAYFHENQLTYPVPSEQDRDYQFGFTNITTCLAADRVLFNSRHHRDSFLGAARALLGRMPDYVPRRAVETIARRSQVVPVGVELADIDAQRPAAEARSGPLTVLWNHRWEYDKGAEEFFDVMCELQAEGYDFRLAVTGQQFRTAPAVFEAARRALAPRIRRFGYVEGRGEYCRLLLESDLVVSTAEQEFFGISVVEAVYAGCVPVLPNRLSYPELLPESRHAQCLYEGRDGLKARLVRWLEHPEQARALNLSADVARFGWEHVAPMLDDVIDQVSEARREDGHG, from the coding sequence ATGGCGCGCGTGCTGGCCCTGGAGCCATACTACGGGGGGTCCCATCAGGCGTTTCTGGACGGATACCGCCGCCGCAGCCGCCACGCGATCGACCTGCTCACCATGAGCGCGCGCAAGTGGAAGTGGCGCATGCGCGGCGCGGCGCTGTTCCTGCACGACGAACTGCGCGTGCACAAACGACCATTCGACATACTGCTCGTCAGCGACTTCCTGGACCTCGCCGCGCTCATGGGGATGGCGCCGCGCCTGCCGCCCGAGACGGCCACGGTGGCCTACTTCCACGAGAACCAGCTCACCTACCCCGTCCCGTCGGAGCAGGACCGCGATTACCAGTTCGGATTCACGAACATCACGACCTGCCTGGCCGCCGACCGCGTGCTGTTCAACTCGCGCCACCACCGGGACAGCTTCCTGGGGGCCGCCCGCGCGCTCCTGGGCCGCATGCCGGACTACGTGCCGCGCCGCGCGGTCGAGACGATCGCCCGCCGGTCGCAGGTGGTGCCCGTCGGCGTGGAACTGGCCGACATCGACGCGCAGCGGCCGGCGGCCGAGGCGCGCAGCGGCCCCCTCACCGTCCTGTGGAACCACCGCTGGGAGTACGACAAGGGCGCCGAGGAGTTCTTCGACGTGATGTGCGAACTCCAGGCGGAGGGCTATGACTTCCGCCTGGCCGTGACGGGGCAGCAGTTCCGCACCGCGCCCGCCGTGTTCGAGGCGGCCCGCCGGGCACTGGCCCCGCGCATCCGCCGGTTCGGCTACGTCGAAGGCCGGGGGGAGTACTGCCGCCTGCTCCTGGAGAGCGACCTGGTGGTCTCGACGGCCGAGCAGGAGTTCTTCGGCATCTCCGTCGTCGAGGCCGTCTACGCCGGCTGCGTGCCCGTGCTGCCCAACCGCCTGAGCTACCCCGAACTGCTGCCCGAGAGCCGCCACGCGCAGTGCCTGTACGAAGGCCGCGACGGCCTCAAGGCGCGGCTCGTCCGCTGGCTGGAGCATCCGGAGCAGGCGCGCGCGCTGAACCTGAGCGCCGACGTGGCCCGGTTCGGCTGGGAGCACGTGGCGCCGATGCTGGACGACGTCATCGACCAGGTCTCCGAGGCCCGGCGGGAGGACGGCCATGGTTGA
- the truA gene encoding tRNA pseudouridine(38-40) synthase TruA: MHRLMMTLEYDGAGFCGWQLQAGGRTVQGVLERAIGKATGTASRVAGASRTDAGVHAVGQVAHVDTASELAPEQFLKAVNHWLPKDVSVLDCREAPEGFHARFSATSKLYRYGILRSAVRRPLREARAVRVWRALDVDAMAECAALLVGEHDFSSFASEHTEARSNVRRVTRCELIEDADELHLMIEANGFLYNMVRIIAGTLLAVGRSRMTPAAFRQAIDRRSRRAAGPTAAARGLTLLRVRYAEDPRSGTFLIG; the protein is encoded by the coding sequence ATGCACAGGCTCATGATGACGCTGGAATACGACGGAGCGGGCTTCTGCGGCTGGCAGCTCCAGGCGGGGGGGCGCACCGTGCAGGGCGTGCTGGAGCGGGCGATCGGCAAGGCGACCGGCACGGCGTCGCGCGTGGCCGGGGCCAGCCGCACGGACGCCGGCGTGCACGCCGTGGGCCAGGTTGCGCACGTGGACACGGCCTCGGAGCTGGCGCCCGAGCAGTTCCTGAAGGCCGTCAACCACTGGCTGCCGAAGGACGTGTCCGTGCTCGACTGCCGCGAGGCCCCGGAGGGCTTCCACGCGCGTTTCTCCGCCACCTCGAAGCTCTACCGCTACGGCATCCTGCGGAGCGCCGTGCGGCGGCCGCTCCGCGAGGCGAGGGCGGTGCGCGTCTGGCGGGCCCTGGACGTGGACGCCATGGCCGAGTGCGCCGCGCTGCTGGTGGGTGAACACGACTTCAGCAGCTTCGCCAGCGAGCACACCGAGGCCCGCAGCAACGTGCGCCGTGTCACGCGCTGCGAACTGATCGAAGACGCCGACGAGCTGCATCTGATGATCGAGGCGAACGGGTTCCTTTACAATATGGTGCGCATCATTGCGGGGACACTCCTGGCCGTGGGCCGCTCCCGGATGACGCCGGCCGCCTTCCGGCAGGCGATCGACCGCCGGAGCCGGCGGGCCGCCGGCCCGACCGCCGCCGCCCGCGGCCTGACGCTGCTGCGCGTGCGCTATGCGGAGGACCCGCGATCCGGCACGTTCCTGATCGGCTGA